A single genomic interval of Centropristis striata isolate RG_2023a ecotype Rhode Island chromosome 8, C.striata_1.0, whole genome shotgun sequence harbors:
- the LOC131976834 gene encoding potassium/sodium hyperpolarization-activated cyclic nucleotide-gated channel 2-like — translation MDGVAGGVGTPSSAGGSGGDSLPRRNGGDSKRRSKGSLPSPGYRLSQASLEGERGSFGADSTSSGGRGRRLSIMSSSTRDGLPFRTAGTPTTPVPLPPPPSSSSATTHPPPRSVGFAATRAALPSTSSTGTGVMVVATGPETTTTTACNTTAAGSPEMMGLSGLGMFGMGLDGEDYSTSNQSTFIQRQFGAMLQPGVNKFSLRMFGSHKAVALEQERLKSAGSWIIHPYSDFRFYWDLLMLMLMMGNLIILPVGITFFREENTPSWIIFNVVSDTLFMVDLVLNFRTGIIKEDNTEILLDPRAIRQNYLKSWFLVDFVSSIPVDYIFLMVDSLDSEVYRTARALRIVRFTKILSLLRLLRLSRLIRYIHQWEEIFHMTYDLASAMVRIVNLIGMMLLLCHWDGCLQFLVPMLQDFPPDCWVSKNLMVNDTWGVQYSYALFKAMSHMLCIGYGAQAPEGMTDVWLTMLSMIVGATCYAMFIGHATALIQSLDSSRRQYQEKYKQVEQYMSFHKLPADVRQKIHEYYEHRFQGKMFDEENILGELSEPLKEEIVSFNCRSLVANMPLFANADPNFVTAVLTKLRFEVFQPSDFIIREGTVGRKMYFIQHGRVSVLTRGNKETKLSDGSYFGEICLLTRGRRTASVRADTYCRLYSLSVDSFNEVLEEHPMMRRAFETVAVDRLDRIGRKNSILLRKSSQVGSLGGSIGRGGGRGGGGPGAGGGLAAGGLGSCDSMLVQQIVKHDSMPAMQDAIAAAAAGRSGVMGGSGTVSPRPRPVIWAPLVHAPLQTAAATSNVAIALMHQQQQQQQQLQQLQQQHALGGAFFLPSPLISPSPSSSFPLSPPRPPVLQPLRPSVSSLIGMMTMGGMGGIPGIPGMPGMPGMPGMGGLSPRGFPASPSTMGPPGGLTSPPVAKTPPIPASSVPTSVQQQGRTLHYSLRLQADHPSMMAGSIGTQTGAGPPTPLLHKIPATNPPPAGGAPSDGNTSVMGQQGAKEALLRYGGSSTQGLPALGRLTQEARLLSASQPTLPHRSWAGVQPHPPLHRKASGGNLLAAPFLAGQLARGSSAGMLTSNIPVQLLTSIPFNAQAQATVPIQPGLAPNLPPQSAPHPASVPTAVPMPSAATMPSSSPPKQTPLSSAAPSPAPTPSPPTPILPQTPRPKLIPMTPSRSSSPPPCSTPPPAGTNPLLLSSTPRPKPIAPPSPRSSSPSPSSTPPPSSVSTPVPIPQTYGPKTSFTSSSPPSSSIPPRPQSPRAKVSNTPPSASPLSGLSPTPTPIPSPIPTPTQTSRTRTLSQSLTPTPTPSPLPIPVTSVPHVSKSQSPTPCLQPSVSSSARAPTLCQIPKQSPTQTPATTSSPSRITFSVHPVKQTPVLSPSPIPSSSHSTKPTPATTSSSTTLSPKPFTTTSPSTTSSSIQSASPQSLKQMPTTTAAPTHSTKLNTSATPAQTSQASTTTPTQSAHAATPANTTSPKDGKKDPQLPVTRKDSEGLRHKLPANM, via the exons ATGGATGGAGTGGCTGGAGGTGTGGGTACCCCCAGTAGCGCCGGGGGGTCTGGGGGTGACAGCCTCCCCAGACGTAACGGGGGGGACTCGAAGCGGCGCAGTAAGGGCAGCCTGCCCTCTCCGGGTTACAGGCTGTCCCAGGCCTCGCTGGAAGGGGAGAGGGGCTCCTTCGGGGCGGACAGCACCTCCTCGGGTGGCCGCGGCCGTCGCCTCTCCATCATGAGTTCCTCCACAAGGGACGGCCTCCCCTTCCGCACAGCAGGCACCCCGACCACTCCGGTGCCCCTGCCGCCcccgccctcctcctcctccgccacGACCCATCCTCCTCCGCGCTCAGTGGGCTTTGCAGCGACCCGCGCCGCCCtgccctccacctcctccacaggAACCGGAGTGATGGTGGTGGCCACCGGCCCGgagaccaccaccaccacggCGTGCAACACCACAGCAGCAGGCAGCCCCGAGATGATGGGTCTGTCTGGACTGGGTATGTTCGGCATGGGGCTGGACGGGGAGGACTACAGCACCTCCAACCAGAGCACCTTCATCCAGAGGCAGTTTGGAGCCATGCTCCAGCCGGGGGTCAACAAGTTCAGCCTGCGCATGTTTGGATCCCACAAGGCTGTGGCACTGGAGCAGGAGAGACTGAAATCAGCAGGGTCGTGGATCATACACCCATACAGTGACTTCAG ATTCTACTGGGACCTGTTGATGTTAATGTTGATGATGGGGAACTTAATCATCCTGCCAGTGGGCATCACCTTCTTTAGAGAAGAGAACACTCCCTCGTGGATCATCTTCAACGTGGTCTCTGATACTCTCTTCATGGTCGACTTGGTTCTCAACTTCAGGACCGGTATCATCAAGGAGGACAACACTGAGATACTGCTGGACCCCAG GGCGATCCGCCAGAACTACCTGAAGAGCTGGTTCCTCGTGGACTTTGTGTCGTCCATCCCAGTGGACTATATTTTCTTGATGGTGGACAGTCTCGACTCTGAGGTCTACAGGACGGCCAGGGCGCTGCGAATCGTCCGCTTCACTAAAATCCTGAGCCTGCTTCGACTGCTCCGCCTGTCCAGGCTCATCCGCTACATCCACCAGTGGGAGGAG ATCTTTCATATGACCTATGACCTTGCCAGTGCCATGGTAAGGATAGTTAATCTGATCGGtatgatgctgctgctgtgccACTGGGACGGCTGTCTCCAGTTCCTGGTCCCCATGCTGCAGGACTTCCCTCCTGACTGCTGGGTTTCCAAGAACCTGATGGTG aatgacacaTGGGGCGTGCAGTACTCCTATGCTCTGTTCAAAGCCATGAGCCACATGTTGTGCATCGGGTACGGTGCCCAGGCTCCAGAGGGGATGACTGATGTGTGGCTCACAATGCTCAGCATGATCGTAGGGGCCACCTGCTATGCCATGTTCATCGGACATGCCACCGCTCTCATCCAATCACTGGACTCCTCACGACGACAGTACCAGGAAAAG TACAAGCAGGTGGAGCAGTACATGTCGTTCCATAAGCTTCCTGCAGATGTTCGGCAAAAGATCCACGAGTACTACGAGCATCGATTCCAGGGGAAAATGTTTGACGAAGAGAACATCCTGGGAGAACTCAGTGAACCACTTAAAGAA GAGATAGTCAGCTTTAACTGTCGCAGCCTGGTGGCTAACATGCCACTGTTCGCCAATGCCGATCCTAACTTTGTGACTGCCGTGCTGACCAAGCTCCGCTTTGAAGTGTTCCAGCCTTCAGACTTCATCATCCGCGAAGGCACAGTTGGAAGGAAGATGTACTTCATCCAGCATGGACGAGTCAGTGTGCTGACCCGCGGCAACAAGGAAACCAAGCTGAGCGATGGGTCTTACTTTGGAG AGATCTGTTTGTTGACTCGAGGACGGAGGACAGCCAGCGTCCGTGCAGATACATATTGTCGTCTGTACTCTCTCAGTGTGGACAGCTTTAACGAGGTTCTGGAGGAACATCCGATGATGCGGCGTGCCTTCGAAACTGTTGCTGTTGACCGATTGGACCGTATCG GCAGGAAGAACTCTATACTCCTGCGGAAGTCATCCCAGGTTGGTTCTCTGGGGGGCAGTATAGGTCGTGGTGGAGGTCGGGGTGGAGGGGGTCCAGGAGCTGGCGGAGGCCTGGCAGCAGGTGGTCTGGGTTCCTGTGACAGCATGCTGGTGCAACAGATCGTCAAACATGACAGCATGCCGGCCATGCAGGACGCCATCGCGGCCGCTGCTGCAGGCAGAAGCGGAGTCATGGGAGGAAGTGGGACAGTGTCTCCTCGGCCACGCCCGGTCATCTGGGCACCGCTGGTTCACGCCCCCCTGCAGACTGCTGCTGCCACCAGTAATGTAGCTATTGCTCTCATGCaccagcaacagcaacagcagcagcagctgcagcagctgcagcagcagcatgcacTTGGAGGTGCTTTCTTCCTGCCCTCCCCTCTTATCTCtccctctccgtcctcctctttccctctgtctccccctcgtCCTCCTGTGTTACAACCTCTCCGCCCCTCTGTGAGTTCTCTCATCGGGATGATGACAATGGGAGGGATGGGAGGGATACCGGGTATACCAGGGATGCCAGGGATGCCAGGGATGCCAGGGATGGGTGGTTTGTCTCCAAGAGGATTTCCTGCCTCTCCCTCCACCATGGGCCCTCCTGGTGGGTTGACATCACCCCCTGTCGCTAAAACTCCACCCATACCAGCCTCCTCTGTCCCAACTTCTGTCCAACAACAAGGAAGGACTCTCCATTACAGCCTCCGTCTCCAGGCTGATCACCCCTCCATGATGGCTGGATCAATAGGAACCCAGACAGGTGCAGGACCACCAACTCCACTCCTTCATAAAATACCTGCCACCAACCCCCCTCCTGCTGGTGGTGCCCCATCAGATGGCAACACATCTGTGATGGGCCAGCAGGGAGCAAAAGAGGCACTGTTACGTTATGGAGGAAGCAGCACTCAGGGTCTGCCAGCACTGGGCAGACTCACCCAGGAGGCCAGACTGCTGTCGGCCTCGCAGCCCACTCTGCCTCACCGCTCCTGGGCTGGAGTGCAACCTCACCCGCCTCTCCACAGGAAGGCCTCTGGTGGTAACTTGCTGGCGGCTCCTTTCCTGGCAGGTCAGTTAGCCAGGGGAAGCAGTGCGGGCATGCTGACCTCTAACATTCCAGTACAGCTGTTGACAAGTATACCGTTCAATGCACAAGCACAAGCCACAGTTCCTATTCAGCCTGGATTAGCGCCAAATTTGCCCCCACAATCTGCCCCTCACCCTGCATCTGTACCTACAGCCGTACCCATGCCTTCTGCTGCTACTATGCCATCTTCTTCCCCTCCAAAGCAGACACCACTTTCCTCTGCTGCCCCTTCACCTGCACCCACCCCCTCGCCTCCTACACCTATTCTACCCCAGACACCTCGTCCCAAACTAATCCCAATGACCCCCTCtcgctcctcctctcctcctccctgttcCACCCCTCCTCCAGCAGGAACAAACCCGCTCTTGCTCTCATCAACTCCTCGTCCCAAACCGATTGCTCCACCCTCTCCGCgatcttcctctccctctccctcctccacacCACCTCCATCTTCTGTTTCTACCCCTGTTCCAATACCTCAAACTTATGGGCCCAAGACATCTTttacctcctcttctcccccttcctcctctatcccaCCACGTCCCCAGAGCCCCAGAGCCAAGGTGTCCAATACACCTCCTTCTGCTTCACCGCTGTCTGGCCTCAGTCCCACCCCAACCCCAATCCCTTCTCCGATACCCACTCCCACTCAGACTTCCCGCACCCGCACTCTTTCACAATCCCTGACACCTACCCCTACACCTTCCCCCCTTCCCATTCCTGTTACTTCTGTCCCCCATGTAAGTAAATCCCAGAGTCCAACCCCTTGTCTCCAGCCCTCCGTCTCCAGCTCAGCCAGAGCCCCCACCTTGTGCCAGATCCCCAAACAGTCCCCAACCCAAACACCAGCTACTACTAGCTCTCCAAGTAGAATAACTTTCTCAGTCCATCCCGTGAAGCAAACTCCGGTTCTTAGTCCAAGCCCCATTCCAAGCTCCAGTCATTCCACCAAACCAACCCCAGCAACAACCTCATCCTCAACAACTTTATCCCCAAAGCCTTTTACTACCACCTCTCCTTCCACCACCTCTTCTAGTATCCAATCTGCCTCTCCTCAATCCCTAAAGCAAATGCCAACCACCACAGCTGCCCCTACCCACTCAACAAAACTCAATACATCCGCCACCCCTGCCCAGACCTCTCAGGCATCCACCACTACTCCCACCCAGTCAGCACATGCAGCCACCCCTGCCAACACCACCTCCCCTAAAGATGGGAAAAAAGACCCTCAGCTGCCCGTCACCAGAAAAGACTCAGAGGGACTAAGACACAAACTGCCCGCCAACATGTAA
- the pklr gene encoding pyruvate kinase PKLR isoform X1 has protein sequence MDKINDLKNNARIRRYSETMTLPDSFIQRQQLDASMADTFLEHLCLLDIDQEPITARNTSIICTIGPASRSIPKLQEMVKAGMNIARLNFSHGSHEYHGETIRNIREAVETITSDPLYYRPVAIALDTKGPEIRTGLVKGKVEEEVELEKGSHVRVVTAESEKDKTDGKIIWVDYPSLPKVLKEGGKIYIDDGLIALKVLEIGPDWVDTVVEANGLLCSRKGVNLPGCDLIGLQAVSERDEADLRFGVAQGIDIVFASFIRNAQDVKDVRRALGAHGQSIKVISKVESRQGVQNFEEILAESDGVMVARGDLGIEIPAEKVFIAQKMMIGRCNSAGKPVICATQMLESMVAHPRPTRAEGSDVANAVLDGADCVMLSGETAKGLFPVEAVAMMHSICREAEAAIFHQQLFEELRRLTPLSSDPTEVTAIGAVESSFKCCAGAIIVLTTTSRAAHLLSRYRPRCPIIAITRRPQTARQSQLLRGVFPVLFHPLPAPVWADDVDNRVNFGMDIGKARGFFKSGDMVIVVTGWIPGSNHTNIMRAVSVP, from the exons CTCGCATCAGGCGCTACTCTGAGACGATGACACTGCCGGACTCTTTCATCCAGCGCCAGCAGCTGGATGCCAGCATGGCCGACACCTTCCTGGAGCATCTCTGTCTGCTGGACATCGACCAGGAGCCAATCACAGCGCGCAACACCAGCATAATCTGCACCATCG GTCCTGCATCCCGATCGATCCCCAAGCTCCAAGAGATGGTCAAGGCAGGAATGAATATTGCTCGTCTGAATTTCTCTCATGGCTCACATGAA TACCACGGGGAAACCATCAGGAACATCCGAGAGGCGGTGGAGACGATAACCTCTGACCCCTTATATTATCGGCCGGTTGCCATCGCCTTGGATACGAAGGGTCCGGAGATCCGCACCGGATTGGTGAAAGGG aaagtggaggaggaggtggagctgGAAAAGGGCAGCCATGTCCGTGTGGTGACAGCAGAGAGTGAGAAAGACAAGACAGACGGGAAGATTATCTGGGTGGACTACCCCAGCCTGCCCAAAGTCCTCAAAGAGGGAGGAAAGATCTACATTGATGACGGCCTCATTGCACTCAAAGTATTAGAAATAG GTCCTGACTGGGTGGACACGGTGGTGGAGGCCAACGGGCTGCTGTGCAGCCGTAAAGGCGTTAACCTCCCTGGCTGCGACCTCATCGGCCTGCAGGCGGTCAGTGAGCGAGACGAGGCCGACCTGAGGTTTGGGGTGGCGCAGGGCATAGACATAGTGTTCGCCAGCTTCATCCGCAACGCCCAGGATGTCAAAGATGTGCGGCGAGCTCTGGGGGCGCACGGACAAAGCATCAAAGTCATCAGCAAGGTGGAAAGCCGGCAAGGCGTTCAGAA CTTTGAAGAGATCCTGGCTGAGAGCGACGGCGTGATGGTTGCCAGGGGCGACCTGGGCATCGAGATCCCAGCTGAGAAAGTCTTCATCGCCCAGAAGATGATGATTGGACGCTGCAACTCTGCCGGCAAGCCCGTCATCTGTGCCACACAG aTGCTGGAGAGCATGGTGGCCCACCCACGGCCAACCAGAGCGGAGGGCAGTGACGTGGCCAACGCCGTGCTGGATGGAGCCGACTGTGTAATGTTATCTGGGGAGACCGCCAAGGGACTGTTTCCCGTGGAGGCAGTTGCAATGATGcactcg ATCTGCAGGGAGGCGGAGGCGGCCATTTTCCACCAGCAGCTGTTTGAGGAGTTGCGTCGCCTCACCCCTCTCTCCTCTGACCCCACAGAGGTCACAGCCATCGGAGCTGTGGAGTCCTCCTTCAAATGCTGCGCTGGGGCCATCATAGTCCTCACCACCACCAGCAG GGCAGCACATCTCCTGTCCAGGTACCGCCCTCGCTGTCCTATTATTGCCATCACCAGAAGGCCTCAG acGGCTCGCCAGTCGCAGCTGTTAAGAGGAGTGTTTCCTGTCCTCTTCCACCCTCTGCCTGCTCCCGTCTGGGCCGATGATGTTGACAACAGGGTCAACTTTGGCATGGACATAG GGAAAGCGAGAGGATTCTTCAAGTCGGGCGACATGGTGATTGTGGTGACGGGCTGGATCCCAGGGTCCAATCACACAAACATTATGAGGGCGGTCAGTGTCCCGTAA
- the pklr gene encoding pyruvate kinase PKLR isoform X2 translates to MSARIRRYSETMTLPDSFIQRQQLDASMADTFLEHLCLLDIDQEPITARNTSIICTIGPASRSIPKLQEMVKAGMNIARLNFSHGSHEYHGETIRNIREAVETITSDPLYYRPVAIALDTKGPEIRTGLVKGKVEEEVELEKGSHVRVVTAESEKDKTDGKIIWVDYPSLPKVLKEGGKIYIDDGLIALKVLEIGPDWVDTVVEANGLLCSRKGVNLPGCDLIGLQAVSERDEADLRFGVAQGIDIVFASFIRNAQDVKDVRRALGAHGQSIKVISKVESRQGVQNFEEILAESDGVMVARGDLGIEIPAEKVFIAQKMMIGRCNSAGKPVICATQMLESMVAHPRPTRAEGSDVANAVLDGADCVMLSGETAKGLFPVEAVAMMHSICREAEAAIFHQQLFEELRRLTPLSSDPTEVTAIGAVESSFKCCAGAIIVLTTTSRAAHLLSRYRPRCPIIAITRRPQTARQSQLLRGVFPVLFHPLPAPVWADDVDNRVNFGMDIGKARGFFKSGDMVIVVTGWIPGSNHTNIMRAVSVP, encoded by the exons CTCGCATCAGGCGCTACTCTGAGACGATGACACTGCCGGACTCTTTCATCCAGCGCCAGCAGCTGGATGCCAGCATGGCCGACACCTTCCTGGAGCATCTCTGTCTGCTGGACATCGACCAGGAGCCAATCACAGCGCGCAACACCAGCATAATCTGCACCATCG GTCCTGCATCCCGATCGATCCCCAAGCTCCAAGAGATGGTCAAGGCAGGAATGAATATTGCTCGTCTGAATTTCTCTCATGGCTCACATGAA TACCACGGGGAAACCATCAGGAACATCCGAGAGGCGGTGGAGACGATAACCTCTGACCCCTTATATTATCGGCCGGTTGCCATCGCCTTGGATACGAAGGGTCCGGAGATCCGCACCGGATTGGTGAAAGGG aaagtggaggaggaggtggagctgGAAAAGGGCAGCCATGTCCGTGTGGTGACAGCAGAGAGTGAGAAAGACAAGACAGACGGGAAGATTATCTGGGTGGACTACCCCAGCCTGCCCAAAGTCCTCAAAGAGGGAGGAAAGATCTACATTGATGACGGCCTCATTGCACTCAAAGTATTAGAAATAG GTCCTGACTGGGTGGACACGGTGGTGGAGGCCAACGGGCTGCTGTGCAGCCGTAAAGGCGTTAACCTCCCTGGCTGCGACCTCATCGGCCTGCAGGCGGTCAGTGAGCGAGACGAGGCCGACCTGAGGTTTGGGGTGGCGCAGGGCATAGACATAGTGTTCGCCAGCTTCATCCGCAACGCCCAGGATGTCAAAGATGTGCGGCGAGCTCTGGGGGCGCACGGACAAAGCATCAAAGTCATCAGCAAGGTGGAAAGCCGGCAAGGCGTTCAGAA CTTTGAAGAGATCCTGGCTGAGAGCGACGGCGTGATGGTTGCCAGGGGCGACCTGGGCATCGAGATCCCAGCTGAGAAAGTCTTCATCGCCCAGAAGATGATGATTGGACGCTGCAACTCTGCCGGCAAGCCCGTCATCTGTGCCACACAG aTGCTGGAGAGCATGGTGGCCCACCCACGGCCAACCAGAGCGGAGGGCAGTGACGTGGCCAACGCCGTGCTGGATGGAGCCGACTGTGTAATGTTATCTGGGGAGACCGCCAAGGGACTGTTTCCCGTGGAGGCAGTTGCAATGATGcactcg ATCTGCAGGGAGGCGGAGGCGGCCATTTTCCACCAGCAGCTGTTTGAGGAGTTGCGTCGCCTCACCCCTCTCTCCTCTGACCCCACAGAGGTCACAGCCATCGGAGCTGTGGAGTCCTCCTTCAAATGCTGCGCTGGGGCCATCATAGTCCTCACCACCACCAGCAG GGCAGCACATCTCCTGTCCAGGTACCGCCCTCGCTGTCCTATTATTGCCATCACCAGAAGGCCTCAG acGGCTCGCCAGTCGCAGCTGTTAAGAGGAGTGTTTCCTGTCCTCTTCCACCCTCTGCCTGCTCCCGTCTGGGCCGATGATGTTGACAACAGGGTCAACTTTGGCATGGACATAG GGAAAGCGAGAGGATTCTTCAAGTCGGGCGACATGGTGATTGTGGTGACGGGCTGGATCCCAGGGTCCAATCACACAAACATTATGAGGGCGGTCAGTGTCCCGTAA
- the pklr gene encoding pyruvate kinase PKLR isoform X3: protein MTLPDSFIQRQQLDASMADTFLEHLCLLDIDQEPITARNTSIICTIGPASRSIPKLQEMVKAGMNIARLNFSHGSHEYHGETIRNIREAVETITSDPLYYRPVAIALDTKGPEIRTGLVKGKVEEEVELEKGSHVRVVTAESEKDKTDGKIIWVDYPSLPKVLKEGGKIYIDDGLIALKVLEIGPDWVDTVVEANGLLCSRKGVNLPGCDLIGLQAVSERDEADLRFGVAQGIDIVFASFIRNAQDVKDVRRALGAHGQSIKVISKVESRQGVQNFEEILAESDGVMVARGDLGIEIPAEKVFIAQKMMIGRCNSAGKPVICATQMLESMVAHPRPTRAEGSDVANAVLDGADCVMLSGETAKGLFPVEAVAMMHSICREAEAAIFHQQLFEELRRLTPLSSDPTEVTAIGAVESSFKCCAGAIIVLTTTSRAAHLLSRYRPRCPIIAITRRPQTARQSQLLRGVFPVLFHPLPAPVWADDVDNRVNFGMDIGKARGFFKSGDMVIVVTGWIPGSNHTNIMRAVSVP from the exons ATGACACTGCCGGACTCTTTCATCCAGCGCCAGCAGCTGGATGCCAGCATGGCCGACACCTTCCTGGAGCATCTCTGTCTGCTGGACATCGACCAGGAGCCAATCACAGCGCGCAACACCAGCATAATCTGCACCATCG GTCCTGCATCCCGATCGATCCCCAAGCTCCAAGAGATGGTCAAGGCAGGAATGAATATTGCTCGTCTGAATTTCTCTCATGGCTCACATGAA TACCACGGGGAAACCATCAGGAACATCCGAGAGGCGGTGGAGACGATAACCTCTGACCCCTTATATTATCGGCCGGTTGCCATCGCCTTGGATACGAAGGGTCCGGAGATCCGCACCGGATTGGTGAAAGGG aaagtggaggaggaggtggagctgGAAAAGGGCAGCCATGTCCGTGTGGTGACAGCAGAGAGTGAGAAAGACAAGACAGACGGGAAGATTATCTGGGTGGACTACCCCAGCCTGCCCAAAGTCCTCAAAGAGGGAGGAAAGATCTACATTGATGACGGCCTCATTGCACTCAAAGTATTAGAAATAG GTCCTGACTGGGTGGACACGGTGGTGGAGGCCAACGGGCTGCTGTGCAGCCGTAAAGGCGTTAACCTCCCTGGCTGCGACCTCATCGGCCTGCAGGCGGTCAGTGAGCGAGACGAGGCCGACCTGAGGTTTGGGGTGGCGCAGGGCATAGACATAGTGTTCGCCAGCTTCATCCGCAACGCCCAGGATGTCAAAGATGTGCGGCGAGCTCTGGGGGCGCACGGACAAAGCATCAAAGTCATCAGCAAGGTGGAAAGCCGGCAAGGCGTTCAGAA CTTTGAAGAGATCCTGGCTGAGAGCGACGGCGTGATGGTTGCCAGGGGCGACCTGGGCATCGAGATCCCAGCTGAGAAAGTCTTCATCGCCCAGAAGATGATGATTGGACGCTGCAACTCTGCCGGCAAGCCCGTCATCTGTGCCACACAG aTGCTGGAGAGCATGGTGGCCCACCCACGGCCAACCAGAGCGGAGGGCAGTGACGTGGCCAACGCCGTGCTGGATGGAGCCGACTGTGTAATGTTATCTGGGGAGACCGCCAAGGGACTGTTTCCCGTGGAGGCAGTTGCAATGATGcactcg ATCTGCAGGGAGGCGGAGGCGGCCATTTTCCACCAGCAGCTGTTTGAGGAGTTGCGTCGCCTCACCCCTCTCTCCTCTGACCCCACAGAGGTCACAGCCATCGGAGCTGTGGAGTCCTCCTTCAAATGCTGCGCTGGGGCCATCATAGTCCTCACCACCACCAGCAG GGCAGCACATCTCCTGTCCAGGTACCGCCCTCGCTGTCCTATTATTGCCATCACCAGAAGGCCTCAG acGGCTCGCCAGTCGCAGCTGTTAAGAGGAGTGTTTCCTGTCCTCTTCCACCCTCTGCCTGCTCCCGTCTGGGCCGATGATGTTGACAACAGGGTCAACTTTGGCATGGACATAG GGAAAGCGAGAGGATTCTTCAAGTCGGGCGACATGGTGATTGTGGTGACGGGCTGGATCCCAGGGTCCAATCACACAAACATTATGAGGGCGGTCAGTGTCCCGTAA